The following are encoded in a window of Haladaptatus sp. R4 genomic DNA:
- a CDS encoding nitroreductase family protein yields MDYYEVIRRRRMVRNFRDDPLEAEAVERIVTAGLQGPSAGFSQGFSFIALESPEDRERFWATNEHNPQPERVRRAPLVVVPFACKDVYLDRYAEPDKGRTDRDESFWPVPYWYIDTGMAALNVLHAAVAEGLGALFFGIPTEDWSALRDAFDVPEAYDPIGAIVVVIPRTTGSRVPPIPDDGRKSRNSFTAAAGTKRSAEEVARRTSRYRVRGTFDGVVPDERSMGSNVVSRRTDTASALKRFVEASLLCGFIASAPATGRYPT; encoded by the coding sequence ATGGACTACTACGAGGTCATCCGTCGTCGTCGGATGGTGCGGAACTTCCGTGACGACCCCCTCGAAGCGGAGGCAGTCGAGCGAATCGTCACTGCCGGACTGCAAGGCCCGTCGGCCGGTTTCAGCCAAGGGTTCTCCTTCATCGCGCTGGAGTCGCCCGAAGACCGCGAGCGCTTCTGGGCGACCAACGAACACAACCCCCAACCCGAGCGCGTCCGCCGGGCACCGCTCGTGGTGGTGCCGTTTGCCTGCAAGGACGTCTATCTCGACAGGTACGCCGAACCGGATAAGGGGCGAACCGACCGCGACGAGTCGTTCTGGCCGGTTCCGTACTGGTATATCGACACGGGAATGGCCGCCTTGAACGTCCTCCACGCCGCCGTCGCCGAAGGACTCGGCGCACTGTTTTTCGGCATCCCCACCGAAGACTGGTCGGCGCTCCGAGACGCGTTCGACGTCCCCGAGGCGTACGATCCCATCGGCGCTATCGTCGTCGTCATCCCACGGACGACCGGGTCGAGAGTTCCGCCGATACCCGACGACGGAAGGAAGTCGAGGAACTCGTTCACGGCGGCCGCTGGAACGAAGCGTTCCGCTGAGGAAGTCGCCCGACGAACGTCGCGTTATCGTGTCAGAGGAACGTTCGATGGTGTCGTGCCAGATGAACGTTCGATGGGGAGCAACGTCGTATCACGCCGAACTGATACCGCTTCCGCGTTGAAGAGATTCGTCGAAGCATCTCTACTATGCGGGTTCATCGCATCCGCTCCAGCGACCGGACGGTATCCGACATGA
- a CDS encoding CoxG family protein produces the protein MTISDDVGSKVEWWTGADVSGRIAQLGGRVLNPVADKIVSQFFTNIQQQMSDVDESEQGRSITNRLRNLL, from the coding sequence ATGACCATCAGCGACGACGTCGGATCGAAGGTCGAGTGGTGGACGGGAGCCGACGTCTCCGGGCGAATTGCACAGTTGGGCGGCCGGGTACTCAACCCGGTCGCCGACAAGATAGTGAGCCAGTTTTTCACGAACATCCAGCAGCAGATGTCGGACGTCGACGAGAGCGAACAGGGACGGAGTATCACGAACCGACTCAGGAACTTGCTATGA
- a CDS encoding esterase-like activity of phytase family protein yields MREKTTRRRMLGGIGLTGAYSVFGNRLRSWGRDRHERKKKGNDGNTHDENCGRITNARVEVTSLDMSGLSLGHVTFRNGSTRGKTLDLFVSPGSGAAAPADGSTDRFYAVGDRGPNIHHDDAKEVTGLDPSFFGDQSGGKIFTNPGYTPSIYEIELDDGTPRVVNTIALADADGHDITAISNPLTVTDTEAAYSMNGARIPYDPNGMDVEAVAQLTDGTFWISEEYAPSLAHVAADGRVLDRIVPAGVDADLSDATYPVTGDLPAIVRRRKLNRGIEGFGVTPDESEIFFALQSPLANPDVHTSNTSRNVRIFRFDLDSKSVTDEYLYRLDLSGTFEKDNADGSPDQHDVKVSELKVLGEGTLLVLERVSETMKLYRVDLDGVSTVPETFDDVDTTPTLESLDAAGLADAGVEAVPKDLAFDTDDYDGLPSKVEGVAILDDREFVLMNDSDFGLGDATPQVVRVRHHRSL; encoded by the coding sequence ATGCGCGAAAAAACCACGCGGCGACGGATGCTCGGTGGAATCGGACTGACCGGTGCGTACAGCGTCTTCGGAAACAGACTTCGGAGTTGGGGCCGAGACCGGCACGAGCGGAAGAAGAAAGGAAACGACGGCAACACTCACGACGAGAACTGTGGTCGAATAACGAACGCCCGTGTCGAGGTCACGTCGCTCGACATGTCCGGTCTGTCGCTCGGACACGTCACGTTCCGAAACGGCTCGACTCGTGGGAAGACGCTCGACCTCTTCGTCAGTCCCGGTAGTGGGGCCGCCGCTCCTGCCGACGGATCGACCGATCGTTTCTACGCGGTCGGCGACCGCGGACCGAACATCCACCACGATGATGCAAAGGAGGTTACCGGCCTCGATCCCTCGTTCTTCGGCGACCAGTCCGGCGGGAAGATATTCACGAACCCCGGATATACGCCGTCGATCTACGAGATCGAACTCGATGATGGGACGCCACGCGTCGTGAACACAATCGCGCTCGCGGACGCGGACGGACACGACATCACCGCTATCAGCAACCCGTTGACCGTGACCGACACCGAGGCCGCGTACTCGATGAACGGGGCACGCATCCCGTACGATCCGAACGGGATGGACGTCGAAGCGGTCGCCCAACTCACCGATGGAACCTTCTGGATCTCCGAGGAGTACGCACCGAGCCTCGCACACGTCGCCGCCGACGGGAGGGTACTCGACCGTATCGTCCCGGCGGGCGTGGACGCCGACCTCTCGGATGCCACGTATCCCGTGACGGGTGACCTCCCGGCGATCGTCCGCCGACGAAAGCTCAACCGTGGGATCGAAGGGTTCGGCGTCACGCCCGACGAGAGCGAGATTTTCTTCGCGCTGCAGAGCCCGCTCGCGAACCCGGACGTCCACACGTCGAACACGTCTCGGAACGTCCGCATCTTCCGGTTCGATCTCGATTCCAAATCGGTCACCGACGAGTACCTCTACCGACTCGATCTTTCGGGTACGTTCGAGAAGGACAACGCGGACGGTTCGCCCGACCAGCACGACGTGAAGGTCAGCGAACTCAAGGTTCTCGGTGAGGGGACCCTGCTCGTCCTCGAACGCGTGAGCGAGACGATGAAGCTCTATCGCGTCGATCTCGATGGCGTCTCGACGGTTCCCGAGACGTTCGACGACGTAGATACGACGCCGACACTCGAATCGCTCGATGCTGCCGGTCTGGCGGACGCGGGCGTCGAAGCGGTCCCGAAGGACCTCGCGTTCGACACCGACGACTACGACGGCCTCCCGTCGAAAGTCGAGGGCGTCGCCATCCTCGACGACCGGGAATTCGTGCTGATGAACGACAGCGACTTCGGACTCGGCGATGCGACTCCGCAAGTCGTCCGCGTCCGTCACCACCGATCCCTGTAG
- a CDS encoding molybdopterin cofactor-binding domain-containing protein, with product MTKRSTPSWTRRRRWEENAPLVRDDIEGQESNHIFTWETGDEDATKAAFEDADVVVEQDMYYQRIHPAPIETCGCVADWDTANEKMTVHMTSQAPHAHRTLFSMVSGIPENKIRIVSPDVGGGFGNKVPIYPGYVVAAAASYVIGQPVKWVEERSENIQTTAFARDYDMTGRIAATEDGIIKGVDVDVLANHGAYNAAAQPSKFPAGFFKIFTGSYDIDAAHGKLEGIYTNTAPGGIAYRCSFRVTEAIYLIERMVDVLADELDMDPAEVRRKNFIPKDSFPYDSATGWTYDSGDYTRALDKALEGVGYEELLEEQQRRIDEDEEKLLGIGLSTFTEIVGAGPGKQCDIVGVEMFDSAEIRVHPTGKATVGIGVQTQGQGHETTFAQIVAEELGLDVDDVTIEHGDTDSEPYGLGTYASRSTPVGGAATAVAARKVREKAKSIAANELEVAEADVAWDRDSGSFHVEGAPDRSMSITEIAAASYMNSPANQEPGLEAVDYYDPPNMTYPFGAYVCVVEIDRETGHLDIQQFYALDDCGNRINPMVIEGQVHGGVAQGRAPRTRHLRRKRQRNRGRLHELPPPDRRRNPAHRHRLHGHAVSPSSYRGEGRRRIPDRRVTTRYRQRRRRCVVPRGRPSRGYATDARPRLGEVGRSGSLV from the coding sequence ATTACGAAACGCTCGACCCCGTCGTGGACGCGAAGGCGGCGATGGGAGGAGAACGCGCCGCTGGTTCGCGACGACATCGAGGGACAGGAGAGCAATCACATCTTCACGTGGGAGACGGGGGACGAGGACGCGACGAAGGCCGCCTTCGAGGATGCGGACGTCGTCGTCGAACAGGACATGTACTACCAGCGTATCCACCCCGCACCCATCGAAACCTGCGGTTGTGTGGCGGACTGGGATACGGCCAACGAGAAGATGACAGTCCACATGACGTCCCAGGCCCCCCACGCCCATCGGACGCTGTTCTCGATGGTTTCCGGCATCCCCGAGAACAAGATTCGCATCGTCAGTCCCGACGTGGGCGGCGGGTTCGGCAACAAGGTGCCCATCTACCCCGGCTACGTCGTCGCTGCCGCGGCGTCGTACGTCATCGGTCAACCGGTGAAGTGGGTCGAAGAGCGGTCGGAGAACATCCAGACCACCGCCTTCGCCCGCGACTACGACATGACGGGTCGTATCGCGGCGACTGAAGATGGCATCATCAAGGGTGTCGATGTGGACGTGCTGGCGAACCACGGCGCCTACAACGCCGCGGCCCAGCCCTCGAAGTTCCCGGCAGGGTTTTTCAAGATATTCACCGGGTCCTACGACATCGACGCCGCCCACGGCAAACTCGAAGGTATCTACACCAACACCGCACCGGGGGGAATCGCGTATCGGTGTTCCTTCCGCGTCACCGAGGCCATCTACCTCATCGAACGGATGGTGGACGTCCTCGCCGACGAACTCGACATGGACCCGGCGGAGGTCCGGCGGAAGAACTTCATCCCGAAGGATTCGTTCCCCTACGATAGCGCCACGGGATGGACCTACGACTCCGGCGATTACACGCGCGCCCTCGACAAGGCCTTGGAGGGCGTCGGCTACGAGGAACTCCTCGAAGAGCAACAGCGGCGCATCGACGAGGACGAGGAGAAGTTGCTCGGCATCGGACTCTCGACGTTCACCGAAATCGTCGGTGCCGGTCCGGGCAAGCAGTGTGACATCGTCGGCGTCGAGATGTTCGACTCCGCCGAAATCCGCGTTCATCCGACCGGAAAGGCGACGGTCGGCATCGGCGTCCAGACGCAGGGACAGGGCCACGAGACCACCTTCGCACAGATCGTCGCCGAGGAACTCGGTCTCGACGTGGACGACGTGACGATCGAACACGGCGACACCGACTCCGAACCGTACGGCCTCGGGACCTACGCCTCGCGGTCGACACCGGTCGGCGGGGCCGCGACCGCGGTCGCGGCGCGGAAAGTGCGTGAGAAGGCAAAGAGCATCGCCGCGAACGAACTCGAAGTCGCCGAGGCGGACGTCGCGTGGGACCGAGATTCGGGGTCGTTCCACGTCGAAGGCGCGCCCGACCGGTCGATGTCGATAACGGAAATCGCCGCCGCCTCCTACATGAACTCGCCCGCGAATCAGGAACCGGGTCTGGAGGCGGTCGATTACTACGACCCGCCGAACATGACCTACCCGTTCGGGGCGTACGTCTGCGTCGTGGAGATCGACCGCGAAACCGGTCACCTCGACATCCAGCAGTTCTACGCGCTCGACGACTGTGGAAACCGCATCAACCCGATGGTCATCGAGGGACAGGTCCACGGCGGCGTCGCACAGGGCCGCGCTCCTCGAACACGTCACCTACGACGAAAACGGCAACGTAACCGGGGGAGACTTCATGAACTACCTCCTCCCGACCGCCGCCGAAATCCCGCACATCGACACCGACTACACGGTCACGCCGTCTCCCCATCATCCTATCGGGGCGAAGGGCGTCGGCGAATCCCCGACCGTCGGGTCACCACCCGCTATCGTCAACGCCGCCGTCGATGCGTTGTCCCACGCGGGCGTCCGTCACGTGGATATGCCACTGACGCCCGACCGCGTTTGGGAGAAGTTGGACGAAGCGGGTCTCTCGTGTGA
- a CDS encoding XdhC family protein, whose protein sequence is MTTDRPPDDDPTERDATSPEKVDRLASEWREAGRSFAVVTVVRREPPVSVNVGDRALVTPDGELVGWVGGAACAQSVAVREAKRALRTGKSALLGLAPDPDTVARPGLDAFPMTCHSGGVLELFVEPVMPTPRLVVIGDSPMARSLARLAGDMSYVVTVVADSEAAPRADETITPDDEGVVERIEGAEAIVVATMGAFDESGIEIGLRAGVPYVGLVASTRRAKNLFEDVAERLGVDADDVADARSSPPVSICEPKRRRRSH, encoded by the coding sequence ATGACGACAGACAGACCACCCGACGACGACCCGACCGAACGGGACGCTACCTCGCCCGAGAAGGTGGACCGACTGGCCAGCGAGTGGCGCGAAGCTGGCCGTTCGTTCGCCGTGGTGACCGTCGTCCGACGAGAACCGCCGGTCTCCGTGAACGTGGGTGACAGAGCGCTCGTAACGCCCGACGGGGAACTGGTGGGGTGGGTCGGTGGTGCCGCCTGCGCCCAGTCGGTCGCCGTCCGCGAAGCCAAACGCGCCCTACGGACGGGAAAATCGGCGCTGTTAGGATTGGCACCCGACCCGGACACCGTCGCTCGTCCCGGCCTCGACGCGTTCCCGATGACGTGCCACAGCGGCGGCGTCCTCGAACTGTTCGTCGAACCGGTGATGCCGACACCGCGACTCGTGGTCATCGGCGACTCGCCGATGGCACGCTCACTCGCTCGACTCGCGGGCGACATGTCGTACGTGGTGACCGTCGTCGCCGATTCGGAGGCCGCCCCTCGGGCGGACGAGACTATCACCCCCGACGACGAGGGTGTCGTCGAACGGATCGAGGGGGCAGAGGCTATCGTCGTCGCGACGATGGGGGCGTTCGACGAGAGTGGGATCGAAATCGGGCTTCGAGCGGGGGTTCCGTACGTCGGACTCGTCGCCAGCACGAGACGGGCGAAGAACCTGTTCGAGGACGTGGCCGAGCGCCTCGGCGTCGACGCCGACGACGTCGCCGACGCCAGGTCGTCCCCGCCGGTCTCGATCTGCGAGCCGAAACGCCGGAGGAGATCGCACTGA
- a CDS encoding (2Fe-2S)-binding protein, whose product MNQTKDITLTINGTEHELSVEPRELLVHAIRENLDLTGTHIGCDTGNCGACTINMDGEAYKSCLLFAVQADGSDITTVEGMGSLEEAGMGESDLHPIQEGFRQMHGLQCGYCTPGMIMAGKALLDENPDPTEAEIREKISGNLCRCTGYQNIVKSIEYAADVLNGREPPESPVENEQTDAEAEATATDGGEATDGSEATDGGNVTDGGKATGCGADSCCRNVSEDGTTDGTRTADDGGDSP is encoded by the coding sequence ATGAACCAGACGAAGGACATCACACTCACGATCAACGGAACCGAACACGAACTGAGCGTCGAGCCGCGAGAGCTACTCGTACACGCGATTCGGGAGAACCTCGACCTGACCGGCACGCACATCGGCTGTGACACCGGGAACTGCGGGGCGTGTACGATCAATATGGACGGCGAAGCCTACAAGTCGTGTCTCCTCTTCGCCGTGCAAGCCGACGGGAGCGACATCACGACGGTCGAAGGAATGGGGAGCCTAGAGGAAGCGGGAATGGGAGAGAGCGACCTCCACCCGATTCAGGAGGGCTTCCGCCAGATGCACGGCCTCCAGTGTGGCTACTGCACGCCGGGCATGATCATGGCCGGAAAAGCCCTGCTGGACGAGAACCCGGACCCGACGGAGGCGGAGATTCGCGAGAAGATCAGCGGCAACCTCTGTCGATGCACGGGCTATCAAAACATCGTCAAGTCCATCGAGTACGCGGCGGACGTGCTCAACGGCCGCGAACCGCCGGAGTCGCCCGTCGAAAACGAACAGACGGACGCCGAGGCGGAGGCCACGGCGACGGACGGCGGCGAAGCGACTGACGGCAGCGAGGCAACCGACGGTGGCAACGTGACGGACGGTGGCAAGGCGACGGGATGCGGGGCGGACTCCTGCTGTCGGAACGTTTCGGAGGACGGAACGACAGACGGGACCCGGACCGCGGACGACGGAGGTGACTCCCCATGA
- a CDS encoding SGNH/GDSL hydrolase family protein, producing MFERRTFLKAVGAATGISATGVDVSGACESPRNGSPSHGRGGAHERFVGAWSGSPVPPGQSGLSRTGFENRTLREIVHTSVGGSAVRIRLTNEYGTKGVTIDAATVGIRDTGATVLSKTNRTVTFGGEKSVFIPAGAVVYSDPIELSVEPDQDLAVSLYASAATGPATWHPLALHTTYISQRGNHTADADGDQFTNSTQSWFFLGGVDVIARKLTSTIVAFGDSITDGFNSTPGADHTWPDYLARRLTDHRSVHRSIVNAGISGNRLLHDANPGLSFGNNALARLDHDVIEQPNVSDVIILEGINDIGQYPPAVTAEQMIAGLTQIAKRVHASGSNIFAGTLTPTRGAKYGNRYDSPEGEAKREMVNRFIRTTDVFDGVIDFDAAIRDPAQPDRIRPEYDSGDHLHPSDAGYRAMADAVDLSLFKRTHRHTR from the coding sequence ATGTTCGAACGGAGAACATTCCTCAAGGCGGTTGGTGCAGCGACCGGTATCAGTGCAACCGGGGTGGACGTCTCCGGTGCGTGTGAATCACCGAGAAACGGTTCGCCGTCACACGGCCGTGGTGGCGCTCACGAACGGTTCGTGGGGGCGTGGAGCGGGTCGCCAGTCCCCCCGGGGCAGAGTGGCCTCTCACGGACCGGGTTCGAGAATCGAACGTTGCGGGAAATCGTCCATACCAGCGTCGGAGGATCAGCTGTTCGCATTCGACTCACGAACGAGTACGGGACGAAAGGCGTGACGATCGATGCGGCGACGGTCGGAATCCGCGATACCGGAGCAACCGTTCTGTCGAAGACGAACAGAACGGTAACGTTTGGGGGCGAGAAATCCGTTTTCATTCCGGCAGGGGCAGTCGTCTACAGTGATCCCATCGAATTGTCCGTCGAACCCGATCAGGACCTCGCCGTCAGTCTGTACGCATCGGCCGCTACTGGCCCCGCGACGTGGCATCCGCTCGCGCTCCACACGACGTATATCTCCCAACGGGGAAACCACACGGCCGACGCGGACGGTGACCAGTTCACGAACTCGACGCAATCGTGGTTTTTCCTCGGTGGTGTCGATGTGATCGCGCGGAAACTCACGAGCACGATCGTGGCGTTCGGCGATTCGATCACCGACGGATTCAACTCGACGCCGGGTGCGGATCACACCTGGCCCGATTACTTGGCACGACGGCTCACCGATCACCGGTCAGTGCATCGATCGATCGTTAACGCCGGTATCTCGGGTAATCGACTCCTTCACGATGCGAACCCGGGACTTTCGTTCGGCAACAACGCACTGGCGCGACTCGACCACGACGTCATCGAGCAACCGAACGTCTCCGACGTGATTATCCTCGAGGGAATCAACGACATCGGTCAATACCCTCCGGCAGTAACCGCCGAGCAGATGATCGCCGGACTGACGCAGATCGCCAAACGAGTGCACGCCAGCGGGAGCAACATCTTCGCCGGAACCCTCACGCCGACTCGGGGGGCGAAATACGGAAACAGATACGATTCGCCGGAGGGAGAGGCCAAACGGGAGATGGTGAATCGGTTTATCCGGACGACGGACGTCTTCGATGGTGTCATCGATTTCGATGCCGCGATCCGCGACCCGGCCCAGCCAGATCGAATCCGTCCGGAATACGATAGCGGCGATCACCTGCATCCAAGCGATGCTGGCTATCGTGCGATGGCCGACGCGGTCGATCTTTCGCTCTTCAAACGGACCCATCGACACACGAGGTGA